One window from the genome of Megalobrama amblycephala isolate DHTTF-2021 linkage group LG4, ASM1881202v1, whole genome shotgun sequence encodes:
- the LOC125267506 gene encoding trichohyalin-like isoform X2, producing the protein MDTLFVRKCHRGKGHGVKILEDFVGSFRKELIGLKFPLSEAMYKVCEKYFSIYPADKEILWEVEKIGSPFQRTLIAKSLQKLKLKEKDPIVSKLNFEEDDVTAPMEIEITKVQETTEYTAEIVEETITDITKEVDDIPVTRRGRGSDLKRRGIRENSEERLSKIIIRVEDIEAGVESPIEVATEEHPDDTFSVKESETLRSTTDTVTTTVTNISEVRSSQKEEEWEKDKVTATSEGTPVTHFTTAGEIKSQGGSEKECEMVNKEHTVVIQRATIGSIDQSQLQSVVDIEIVKMSTGTEEEKIENLEKNKEVEKDKTVCEAEKEEIKQMLDEPEEEKAASGTVETSNNTEALEEVTDQSGTLANKAEESKVEEYNEKDKLTVETDFSMDAEITQVGETVDVVPEISEIDQEEAPQQSSVESAEVHKLKTTPEEDEETVENSSMMTEAKLSPKEACNNHGEIDIAEQDEIKSVSNEEQAAEEIMKMEKQDGTLDTREAYNAAADAKITPEQSTGYEEQEGEPEPETTEVVLLSQVEKPEEKTDTEQAKEDADKLIPKQGKQAQKKRSTDTPSRSTSLRDQPVDPGVTVRCLRSTSKPIKITPVRRSTRSKAVIQQVESVDPQVEAKFRTDENSERDEVVAKEIGTEEGEKANTNVDETVVIETGSSEVLKATEIDDKEKTPQITEGTEKDIPPVEAVPDEDATEKVKEIKTMENKEANLVRQRDSCIEMSSLAQEKNVQEEEAPVRTEISLRRRTIRVQSPLRRKSRRVQNQEAEPDVEHQERHAVMTKSKSESISTTEKRVEEMDQEVNKMENKEANLAELEPVEEDTEKIIPLVEGEPDEDATEKGFEEINKMEKKEINLAELEPVEEPDMIRNEDEKTSTEENVCLPIITTETSFESLDDMKTVETAAVDTEKSELLMGVEIDDQVKVAEPDEETGIEDATVVLVDLNKFSQNTEEVESPEVLKHSQMEEHLELDKPDKSEQELCNVASEEEEQKDEIQTQEDTEMIPEEEKMEEEKITAEELNKLGEQDMAFEEQKPTGDLATMHNAQSNLVESNKNENNQNEDEIAEAEPEEDVVEKDAGNKETNLAVTKDTVEEAPEIGEEANLEQQKNEPMIKNVNETAETEKPMEMDPVVNKEQTYVIEETTIQIEEKVSQVESTETNLNDNARITRRSLRLSAKPVTESTQKTRKSTRLHKAELEPVKEADTSKNKYEETTATTERTVNVCIPVITVETSLESPDEIPNTNVEKTSAVEPETSELLMGVETADKNEAPQIVEEVTFVEAEPDEEVEKDDGTPIIQLQKSTVVLVDLNTNLSQNTEGERDTPQVHSQTEEQLELDEPDKSEYQQCIQTSENEEQQEELQKEEDTEKTPEEEENKTEEENTVEEQNKLDKQDMTFEEQKPTEDLEGQNDVKETEIVEDYEAAIDVDVEEAVTSKEHSEATTMADKIIQEADIALKEKQTDSDVEISSLTQEAPEAVQKILEEEVPVSTERSLRRRTIKVQSPPRRKSRRVQKQEAKFFEVKTREVPITGKGVDEMHKEGAEIDDKEETLQTSTLEATDEIIPLIEEKHDEEIIKKGFEETNKIENKETNFDMTKDTDENALEMVEEANLEQQENEPLVKNQKETDDTEKPMEIDPVVNKEQTHIIEETTIQIEEMTSQVESTETNQSDNERITRRSLRLSAKSVTESTQKTRKSTRLHKAELEPVKAADMSENKYEETSEKTEENGNMCIPVITVEPNLESIGEIANTNLEETTAVEPETSELRMGVETDDKNEAPQIVEEVSFVEAEPDEEVEKDDGTPIIQLQKATVVLVDLNTNLCQNTEGECDTLEVLTHSQTEEQLELDEPEKSEYQQRIQTSENEEQQEELQKEEDTEKTPEEEKNKMEEENTVEEQNKHDKQDMTFEEHKPTEDLEGQNDVKEIVEEYKAVVDEDVEEAVTSKEHPEATTMAENDQDIALKEKQMDSGVEISSLTQEAPEAVQEILEEEVPVSTERSLRCRTIKVQSPPRRKSRRVQKQEAEVFEDKTREVPITGKGVDEMHKEGAEIDDKEGTLQKSTLEATDEIIPLIEEKHDEEIIKKGFKETNEIENKETNFDMTKDTDEKASEMVEEANLEQQENEPLVKNQKETDDTEKPMEIDPVVNKEQTHIIEETTIQIQEKTSQVESTETNQSDNERITRRSLRLSAKSVTESTQKTRKSTRLHKAELEPVKAADMSENKYEETSEKTEETVNVCIPVITVEPNLESIGEIANTNLEETTAVEPETSELRMGVETDDKNEAPQIVEEVSFVEAEPDEEVEKDDGTPIIQLQKATVVLVDLNTNLSQNTEGECDTLEVLTHSQTEEQLELDEPDKSEYQQRIQTSENEEQQEELQKEEDTEKTPEEEKNKMEEENTVEEQNKNDKQDMTFEEQKPTEDLEGQNDVKEIVEEYKAVVDEDVEEAVTSKEHPEATKMAKNDQDIALKEKQMDSGVEISGLTQEAPEPVQEILEEEVPVSTERSLRRRTIKVQSPPRRKSRRVQKQEAEADVEHTKSKTESVSMTETTEKEMDQEVNRMENKEANSAEMEPVEEDTEKIIPLVEGEPDEDVIEKRFEEINRMENKETSLENDAAPEMGREDANLEQRENEPLVKNEKETAEAEKPMEVDKVPVVCRSKHTL; encoded by the exons GAGGAGACCATTACAGACATCACCAAAG AAGTAGATGACATACCTGTCACAAGGCGTGGCAGAGGTAGCGACCTGAAACGCAGAGGTATCAGAGAAAATTCAGAGGAGAGGCTTTCAAAGATCATTATCAG GGTGGAAGACATTGAGGCAGGAGTTGAAAGTCCAATTGAAGTGGCAACCGAGGAACATCCTGATGACACTTTTTCTGTAAAAGAATCAGAAACTCTCAGG AGTACAACAGACACAGTAACTACAACTGTGACAAACATTTCAGAGGTTagaagttcacagaaagagGAGGAATGGGAAAAAGACAAAGTCACAGCTACATCAGAGGGGACTCCAGTCACCCACTTCACCACAGCTGGGGAAATAAAGAGCCAAGGAGGCAGTGAGAAGGAATGCGAAATGGTTAATAAGGAGCACACTGTAGTAATACAAAGAGCCACTATAGGGTCTATTGACCAAAGCCAACTTCAGTCTGTGGTGGACATAGAAATTGTCAAGATGAGTACAGGAACTGAAGAGGAAAAAATTGAGAATTTAGaaaagaacaaagaggttgagAAAGATAAAACTGTGTGTGAGGCAGAGAAGgaagaaataaagcaaatgcTGGATGAACCTGAAGAGGAAAAGGCTGCGAGTGGTACTGTTGAAACATCTAACAATACTGAAGCTTTAGAAGAGGTGACAGATCAATCAGGGACTCTTGCTAACAAAGCAGAAGAGTCTAAGGTTGAGGAATACAATGAAAAAGACAAGCTTACAGTGGAAACTGATTTTAGTATGGATGCTGAAATCACACAGGTTGGGGAAACTGTAGATGTAGTTCCTGAAATTTCAGAAATAGACCAAGAAGAAGCACCACAACAGTCATCTGTAGAGTCTGCTGAGGTGCACAAATTGAAAACAACACCTGAAGAGGATGAGGAGACAGTGGAGAATAGCTCTATGATGACTGAAGCCAAACTTTCTCCTAAAGAGGCATGTAATAATCACGGAGAGATAGATATTGCTGAACAAGATGAAATTAAGTCAGTGTCAAATGAGGAACAAGCAGCTGAAGAAattatgaaaatggaaaaacaagaTGGTACATTGGACACAAGAGAAGCATATAATGCAGCAGCTGATGCTAAAATAACTCCAGAACAATCAACTGGTTACGAAGAACAAGAGGGTGAGCCAGAACCTGAAACCACAGAGGTTGTTCTTCTAAGCCAAGTTGAGAAACCAGAGGAGAAAACAGACACTGAACAAGCTAAAGAGGATGCAGATAAGTTGATTCCCAAACAAGGCAAACAAGCTCAAAAGAAAAGATCTACTGACACCCCAAGTAGATCAACAAGTCTTAGAGATCAACCTGTTGACCCTGGGGTGACAGTTAGATGTCTCAGAAGCACTTCGAAACCAATCAAAATCACCCCTGTTAGGAGATCTACACGTAGCAAAGCAGTGATTCAGCAGGTGGAAAGTGTTGACCCACAAGTTGAGGCAAAATTCAGGACTGATGAAAACTCAGAAAGGGATGAAGTTGTTGCAAAGGAAATAGGTACAGAGGAGGGTGAAAAGGCAAACACAAATGTTGATGAAACAGTAGTCATTGAAACTGGAAGTTCTGAAGTGCTGAAAGCAACAGAAATAGATGACAAAGAGAAAACACCTCAGATTACAGAAGGTACTGAGAAGGACATCCCACCTGTAGAAGCAGTACCTGATGAGGACGCAACAGAAAAAGTTAAAGAAATCAAAACGATggagaacaaagaagcaaatttaGTTAGACAAAGAGACAGTTGTATAGAGATGAGCAGTCTTGCTCAGGAGAAAAATGTCCAGGAAGAGGAGGCACCAGTCAGGACAGAAATAAGTCTTAGACGTAGAACAATAAGAGTTCAGTCTCCACTGAGAAGGAAATCTAGACGTGTACAAAATCAAGAAGCTGAACCAGATGTTGAACATCAGGAAAGACATGCAGTGATGACCAAGAGTAAAAGTGAATCAATCTCAACAACAGAAAAGAGAGTTGAAGAAATGGATCAAGAGGTAAACAAGATGGAGAACAAGGAAGCAAATTTAGCTGAGTTGGAGCCAGTGGAAGAGGATACTGAGAAGATTATCCCACTTGTAGAAGGAGAACCTGATGAGGATGCAACAGAAAAAGGATTTGAAGAAATCAACAAAATGGAGAAAAAGGAAATAAATTTAGCTGAGCTGGAGCCAGTGGAAGAACCAGACATGATTAGAAATGAAGATGAAAAAACTTCAACAGAAGAGAATGTCTGTTTACCAATTATTACAACAGAGACCAGTTTTGAAAGTCTTGATGATATGAAAACTGTGGAAACTGCAGCTGTTGATACTGAGAAATCCGAGCTACTGATGGGTGTAGAAATAGATGATCAAGTAAAAGTAGCAGAACCTGATGAGGAGACAGGGATAGAGGATGCCACAGTAGTACTTGTAGATTTGAACAAATTTTCCCAAAATACAGAGGAGGTTGAGAGTCCAGAAGTCTTAAAACATTCACAAATGGAGGAACATCTGGAACTGGATAAACCAGATAAAAGTGAACAAGAACTGTGCAACGTGGCATCAGAAGAGGAGGAACAAAAAGATGAAATACAAACACAGGAAGACACTGAAATGATCCCTGAGGAAGAAAAAATGGAGGAAGAAAAGATCACAGCTGAAGAGCTAAACAAACTCGGTGAACAAGACATGGCATTTGAGGAGCAAAAGCCAACAGGAGATTTGGCCACAATGCACAATGCTCAGAGCAACCTGGTGGAaagcaataaaaatgaaaacaatcagAATGAGGATGAAATTGCAGAAGCAGAACCTGAAGAGGATGTGGTAGAAAAAGATGCTGGGAACAAGGAAACAAATTTAGCTGTGACAAAGGACACAGTTGAGGAGGCACCTGAGATAGGAGAAGAAGCCAATTTAGAGCAACAGAAAAATGAACCAATGATTAAAAATGTGAATGAAACAGCTGAGACAGAAAAACCCATGGAGATGGATCCAGTGGTTAACAAGGAGCAAACATATGTTATAGAGGAGACCACCattcaaatagaggagaagGTCTCACAGGTAGAAAGCACTGAAACCAATCTAAATGACAATGCAAGGATCACAAGAAGAAGTCTCAGGCTCAGTGCAAAACCAGTCACAGAATCTACACAGAAGACCAGAAAATCTACACGTCTCCACAAAGCAGAGTTGGAACCAGTAAAAGAAGCAGATAcgagtaaaaataaatatgaagaaACCACAGCAACAACAGAAAGGactgtgaatgtgtgtatacCAGTAATTACAGTAGAGACCAGCTTGGAAAGTCCTGATGAAATACCAAATACAAACGTTGAGAAAACTTCAGCTGTTGAACCTGAGACATCTGAACTTCTCATGGGTgtagaaacagctgataaaaatGAGGCACCTCAGATTGTAGAGGAGGTCACGTTTGTAGAAGCAGAACCTGATGAGGAGGTAGAGAAAGATGATGGTACTCCAATAATACAGCTGCAAAAATCCACAGTAGTACTTGTAGATTTAAACACAAACCTTTCCCAAAATACAGAAGGAGAGCGTGACACTCCACAAGTCCATTCCCAGACAGAGGAACAACTGGAACTGGATGAACCAGATAAAAGTGAATATCAACAATGTATCCAGACATCAGAAAATGAGGAACAGCAAGAAGAACTACAAAAAGAGGAAGATACTGAAAAGACCCCTGAGGAAGAAGAGAACAAAACAGAGGAAGAAAACACAGTTGAAGAACAGAATAAACTTGATAAACAAGACATGACATTTGAGGAGCAGAAACCAACAGAAGATTTGGAAGGACAAAATGATGTAAAGGAGACAGAGATTGTAGAGGATTATGAGGCAGCCATAGATGTGGATGTGGAAGAAGCTGTAACATCTAAAGAGCATTCAGAAGCAACAACAATGGCAGACAAAATAATTCAGGAGGCAGATATTGCTTTAAAAGAGAAACAAACGGACAGTGATGTAGAAATTAGCAGTCTTACTCAGGAGGCACCAGAAGCTGTCCAGAAAATCTTAGAAGAGGAGGTACCAGTCAGCACAGAGAGAAGTCTCAGACGTAGAACAATAAAAGTTCAGTCACCACCAAGAAGGAAATCTAGACGTGTACAAAAACAAGAAGCTAAATTTTTTGAAGTTAAAACTAGAGAAGTCCCAATAACAGGAAAGGGAGTTGATGAAATGCACAAAGAAGGTGCAGAAATAGATGATAAAGAGGAAACACTTCAAACATCAACGTTAGAGGCTACTGATGAGATTATACCACTTATTGAAGAAAAACATGATgaggaaataataaaaaaaggattTGAAGAAACCAACAAGATAGAGAACAAGGAAACTAATTTTGATATGACAAAGGACACAGATGAGAACGCACTTGAAATGGTAGAAGAAGCCAATTTAGAGCAACAGGAAAATGAGCCATTGGTTAAAAATCAGAAAGAAACAGATGATACAGAAAAGCCCATGGAAATTGACCCAGTGGTTAACAAGGAGCAAACACACATTATTGAGGAGACCACTATTCAAATAGAGGAGATGACCTCACAGGTAGAAAGCACTGAAACCAATCAAAGTGACAATGAAAGGATCACAAGAAGAAGTCTCAGGCTCAGTGCAAAATCAGTCACAGAATCTACACAGAAGACCAGAAAATCTACACGTCTCCACAAAGCAGAGTTGGAACCAGTAAAAGCAGCAGATATGagtgaaaataaatatgaagaAACCTCAGAAAAGACAGAAGAGAATGGGAACATGTGTATACCAGTAATTACAGTAGAGCCCAATTTGGAAAGTATTGGTGAAATAGCAAACACAAATCTTGAAGAAACTACAGCTGTTGAACCTGAGACGTCTGAACTGCGGATGGGTGTAGAAACAGATGATAAAAATGAGGCACCTCAGATTGTAGAGGAGGTCTCATTTGTGGAAGCAGAACCTGATGAGGAGGTAGAGAAAGATGATGGTACTCCAATAATACAGCTGCAAAAAGCCACTGTAGTACTTGTAGATTTAAACACAAACCTTTGCCAAAATACAGAAGGAGAGTGTGACACTCTAGAAGTCCTAACGCATTCCCAGACAGAGGAACAACTGGAACTAGATGAACCAGAAAAAAGTGAATATCAACAACGTATCCAGACATCAGAAAATGAGGAACAGCAAGAAGAACTACAAAAAGAGGAAGATACTGAAAAGACCCCTGAGgaagaaaagaacaaaatggAGGAAGAAAACACAGTTGAAgaacagaataaacatgataAACAAGACATGACGTTTGAGGAGCATAAACCAACAGAAGATTTGGAGGGACAAAATGATGTAAAGGAAATTGTAGAGGAATATAAGGCAGTCGTAGATGAGGATGTGGAAGAAGCTGTAACATCTAAAGAGCATCCAGAGGCAACAACAATGGCAGAAAATGATCAAGATATTGCTTTAAAAGAGAAACAAATGGACAGTGGTGTAGAAATTAGCAGTCTTACTCAGGAGGCACCAGAAGCTGTCCAGGAAATCTTAGAAGAGGAGGTACCAGTCAGCACAGAGAGAAGTCTCAGATGTAGAACAATAAAAGTTCAGTCACCACCAAGAAGGAAATCTAGACGTGTACAAAAACAAGAAGCTGAAGTTTTTGAAGATAAAACTAGAGAAGTCCCAATAACAGGAAAGGGAGTTGATGAAATGCACAAAGAAGGTGCAGAAATAGATGATAAAGAGGGAACACTTCAGAAATCAACTTTAGAGGCTACTGATGAGATTATACCACTTATTGAAGAAAAACATGATgaggaaataataaaaaaaggattTAAAGAAACTAACGAGATAGAGAACAAGGAAACTAATTTTGATATGACAAAGGACACAGATGAGAAGGCATCTGAAATGGTAGAAGAAGCCAATTTAGAGCAACAGGAAAATGAGCCATTGGTTAAAAATCAGAAAGAAACAGATGATACAGAAAAGCCCATGGAAATTGACCCAGTGGTTAACAAGGAGCAAACGCACATTATTGAGGAGACCACTATTCAAATACAGGAGAAGACCTCACAGGTAGAAAGCACTGAAACCAATCAAAGTGACAATGAAAGGATCACAAGAAGAAGTCTCAGGCTCAGTGCAAAATCAGTCACAGAATCTACACAGAAGACCAGAAAATCTACACGTCTCCACAAAGCAGAGTTGGAACCAGTAAAAGCAGCAGATATGagtgaaaataaatatgaagaAACCTCAGAAAAGACAGAAGAGACTGTGAACGTGTGTATACCAGTAATTACGGTAGAGCCCAATTTGGAAAGTATTGGTGAAATAGCAAACACAAATCTTGAAGAAACTACAGCTGTTGAACCTGAGACGTCTGAACTGCGGATGGGTGTAGAAACAGATGATAAAAATGAGGCACCTCAGATTGTAGAGGAGGTCTCATTTGTGGAAGCAGAACCTGATGAGGAGGTAGAGAAAGATGATGGTACTCCAATAATACAGCTGCAAAAAGCCACTGTAGTACTTGTAGATTTAAACACAAACCTTTCCCAAAATACAGAAGGAGAGTGTGACACTCTAGAAGTCCTAACGCATTCCCAGACAGAGGAACAACTGGAACTAGATGAACCAGACAAAAGTGAATATCAACAACGTATCCAGACATCAGAAAATGAGGAACAGCAAGAAGAACTACAAAAAGAGGAAGATACTGAAAAGACCCCTGAGgaagaaaagaacaaaatggAGGAAGAAAACACAGTTGAAGAacagaataaaaatgataaacaagACATGACGTTTGAGGAGCAGAAACCAACAGAAGATTTGGAGGGACAAAATGATGTAAAGGAGATTGTAGAGGAATATAAGGCAGTCGTAGATGAGGATGTGGAAGAAGCTGTAACATCTAAAGAGCATCCAGAAGCAACAAAAATGGCTAAAAATGATCAAGATATTGCTTTAAAAGAGAAACAAATGGACAGTGGTGTAGAAATTAGTGGTCTTACTCAGGAGGCACCAGAACCTGTCCAGGAAATCTTAGAAGAGGAGGTACCAGTCAGCACAGAGAGAAGTCTCAGACGTAGAACAATAAAAGTTCAGTCACCACCAAGAAGGAAATCTAGACGTGTACAAAAACAAGAAGCTGAAGCAGATGTTGAACATACCAAGAGTAAAACTGAATCAGTTTCAATGACAGAAACGACAGAAAAAGAAATGGATCAAGAAGTCAACAGGATGGAGAACAAGGAAGCAAATTCAGCTGAGATGGAGCCAGTGGAAGAGGATACTGAGAAGATTATCCCACTTGTAGAAGGAGAACCTGATGAGGATGTAATAGAGAAAAGGTTTGAAGAAATCAACAGGATGGAGAACAAGGAAACAAGCTTAGAGAATGATGCGGCTCCTGAGATGGGAAGAGAGGATGCCAATTTAGAGCAACGTGAAAATGAGCCATTGGttaaaaatgagaaagaaacagCCGAGGCAGAAAAACCCATGGAGGTGGATAAAGTTCCAGTCGTTTGCAGGAGCAAACATACATTATAG